A single window of Paenibacillus sp. FSL H8-0537 DNA harbors:
- a CDS encoding acyl carrier protein, which yields MEEQKVKIKKFLSRFFRKHELGDDEDIFALGFVNSLFAMQLVMFLEKEFALTIDSRDMDLDNFRTINRMVSLIQEKAAVDQQSSQVSGG from the coding sequence ATGGAAGAACAGAAAGTGAAAATTAAAAAGTTTTTATCGCGGTTTTTTCGCAAGCATGAGCTTGGTGACGATGAGGATATTTTCGCCCTAGGATTTGTCAATTCACTGTTCGCGATGCAGCTGGTTATGTTTCTGGAGAAGGAGTTTGCGCTTACTATTGATAGCCGTGACATGGATTTGGACAACTTCCGCACCATTAATCGGATGGTCAGTCTAATTCAAGAGAAAGCAGCAGTCGATCAGCAGTCTTCACAAGTTTCGGGAGGTTAA
- a CDS encoding acyl-CoA dehydrogenase family protein yields the protein MKIELTEVQENWQNEFSAFVDNEMVPLADLNDREERIHPDMLRKMAEAGYLGSMLPKKYGGMELDNVTLGILNEEAGRGCSSARSLLTVHGMVSLAILRWGTEQQKSEWLPKLATGSTLAAFGLTEPNAGSDAKSIATTAELDGNEYVLNGRKKWITIAQIADLFLIFAKCEGQPAAFLVERERLGVTVLPMSGLLGARGSMIAEVVLSDCRIPQENLLGKLGMGLTHIALPCLDYGRYTIACGCVGLAQACLEASLEYGSTRVQFGRPLQDNQLIQKMIAEMAVQVKAARMLCYKVGYLRDSGDPDSIMETWTAKYFASTMLTKITNDAVQIHGANGCHSGYPVERYFRDAKINEIIEGTSQMHEMLIAEQQFVTSRRAGRTMAQTANS from the coding sequence ATGAAAATTGAACTGACTGAGGTACAGGAAAATTGGCAAAATGAGTTCAGTGCATTTGTTGATAACGAAATGGTGCCGCTAGCTGATCTAAATGACCGCGAGGAGCGTATCCATCCGGATATGCTCCGGAAAATGGCAGAAGCCGGCTATCTGGGATCCATGCTGCCTAAAAAATACGGCGGTATGGAGCTGGACAACGTGACCCTGGGCATTCTCAACGAGGAGGCGGGGCGCGGCTGCTCTTCAGCAAGAAGCTTGTTGACCGTTCACGGAATGGTATCCCTTGCGATTTTGCGCTGGGGAACGGAGCAGCAGAAGAGCGAGTGGCTTCCCAAGCTGGCGACGGGCAGCACTTTGGCAGCATTTGGCCTAACGGAGCCGAACGCTGGCAGCGATGCCAAGAGCATCGCAACAACGGCAGAGTTAGACGGGAATGAATACGTATTAAATGGCCGCAAAAAATGGATTACGATCGCACAAATTGCTGACTTGTTTCTCATCTTTGCCAAATGCGAGGGCCAGCCAGCGGCATTTCTCGTAGAGCGGGAGCGGCTCGGGGTAACGGTGCTACCCATGTCCGGTCTGCTTGGTGCAAGAGGCTCCATGATCGCCGAAGTTGTGCTTTCCGACTGCCGAATTCCGCAAGAAAATTTGCTGGGCAAGCTCGGCATGGGACTGACGCATATTGCGCTGCCCTGTCTCGATTACGGCAGATATACAATAGCCTGCGGCTGCGTTGGTTTGGCGCAGGCCTGCCTGGAGGCTTCGTTAGAATACGGCAGCACAAGAGTCCAATTTGGACGGCCGCTCCAGGATAATCAACTGATTCAGAAGATGATTGCTGAAATGGCCGTACAGGTGAAGGCGGCTAGAATGCTTTGCTATAAAGTTGGATATTTACGCGATAGCGGCGATCCCGACAGCATTATGGAAACGTGGACGGCTAAATATTTTGCTTCGACTATGCTGACCAAAATTACTAACGATGCGGTGCAAATACATGGAGCTAACGGCTGCCATAGCGGGTACCCGGTGGAACGCTATTTCCGCGATGCCAAAATTAATGAAATCATCGAGGGAACGTCGCAGATGCATGAAATGCTGATTGCTGAGCAGCAGTTCGTGACAAGCCGCCGAGCAGGGCGGACAATGGCTCAAACAGCCAATTCATAA
- a CDS encoding HAD-IIIC family phosphatase, which translates to MAYNVEEKKDTAKRKIKCVVWDLDHTIWNGILMEDTTVELRSDIVNVIKTLDERGILQSIASRNEHDVAMEKMRELGIEQYFIYPQISWNRKSAAIKTIVESINIGMDTIAFIDDQPFEREEVSFNHPDVLCIDAAETEGLLERPEFNPTFITEDSRNRRSLYMSDIVRNEVESSFDGSQEEFLASLGMVFTVSSVEGDDLKRAEELTVRTHQLNATGYTYSYEELDEFRHSPNHKLLISELEDKYGTYGKIGLTLLECKDNIWTLKLLLMSCRVMSRGVGSIMLQYVAKMAHDAGAVLRAEFVPTDRNRMMLLTYKFAGFKEVEEHDGMLIFEHDVAHLQSAPDYLTLISRV; encoded by the coding sequence GTGGCGTACAATGTTGAGGAGAAGAAGGATACCGCAAAGCGTAAAATTAAATGCGTCGTGTGGGATTTGGACCATACGATTTGGAACGGTATTTTAATGGAAGATACGACTGTTGAGCTGCGAAGCGATATTGTTAACGTCATTAAAACGCTGGATGAGCGTGGTATCCTGCAGTCGATTGCCAGCCGCAATGAGCATGATGTGGCGATGGAGAAAATGAGAGAGCTCGGGATTGAGCAATATTTCATCTATCCGCAAATTAGCTGGAACCGCAAATCAGCTGCAATCAAGACGATTGTCGAATCGATTAATATCGGGATGGACACGATTGCTTTTATCGACGATCAGCCGTTTGAGCGGGAAGAGGTCAGCTTCAACCATCCTGACGTCCTGTGCATAGATGCTGCCGAGACAGAAGGGCTGCTCGAGAGGCCGGAATTTAATCCAACCTTTATTACGGAGGACTCCCGGAACCGCAGAAGCCTCTACATGAGCGATATCGTACGCAATGAAGTTGAATCCAGCTTCGATGGCTCGCAGGAGGAGTTTCTCGCCTCACTGGGTATGGTGTTTACGGTTTCTTCGGTTGAGGGAGACGATTTGAAGCGGGCGGAGGAGCTGACGGTAAGAACTCATCAGCTGAATGCAACCGGCTACACCTACTCCTATGAGGAATTGGATGAATTCCGTCATTCACCGAATCACAAGCTGCTTATATCCGAATTGGAGGATAAATACGGCACGTACGGCAAAATCGGTTTAACGCTGCTTGAATGCAAGGACAACATTTGGACGCTGAAGCTGTTGTTAATGTCATGCCGTGTTATGTCTAGAGGAGTAGGCAGTATCATGCTGCAATACGTCGCCAAGATGGCGCATGATGCGGGAGCGGTACTACGCGCCGAGTTCGTGCCTACAGACCGTAATCGCATGATGCTGCTTACGTATAAATTTGCCGGCTTCAAGGAAGTAGAGGAGCATGATGGAATGCTCATTTTCGAGCATGATGTCGCTCATTTGCAAAGTGCTCCAGACTATCTCACCTTAATCAGCCGTGTTTAA